The genomic region AATTCTCTATTTTCATAACGAAATTTAAAACATCTCCAGCCTCACCACAACCAAAGCATTTAAAAATCTGCTTGTCTCTACTTATAACAAAGGATGGTGTTTTCTCATTATGAAATGGACAAAGTGCCTTATATGAATGTCCTGTAGATTTAACATGTACATATGAAGAAATCACGTCAACAATTTCATTTCTTTCCTTAACTTCGTCAATTAAATGTTCTGGAAAAGCATTTTCCATATTACTACTCCTAAACTAAAACAACTTATTTGAATTACTATACTATTTCTTCCTTTTTACCAAATTTCCTTCTTATTTTGATTAATTTCTTATGTAATAAAAACTATTGAAACAAATATACTCAGGCATAGTTAGATTTAATTCGTCACAATACGACAAAAGTCCTGCTTTTTTATTAATTTTTTTTCTACATTTTACTATTAATATTTTCAGGAAAAGGAATTACTTTATTTTGGAACAATTTTATAGCATAACTATCAGTACACATTGCAATAAAATCCGTTACTACTCTATTTAGATTTTCACCATTAACCGACTTTAAGTATAACTCAGGTAGCAAATTTGGATAGTTAATAAAATACTTGTATAAAAATTCAACTATATACGTTGCTTTTTCCTTCTCTACTGTACATAATTCTCCATTATATACATTTTTAAACATAAATTCTCTTAGTTTACTCATCTTTTCATAAACTACATGACTTTGAGTAATTATTATGTCTTCTTCTTTCTCTAATTGCTTTTTAGTTTCCTTTATAATATCATGTACAAACGTATTGACTCTTAAGCTATGCGTATCTCCCAAAACCTCAAGAATATCTCTTGGTATATCATCTTTTCTTAAGATTCCTGCACTAATACTATCCTGTATATCATGACAAAGATATGTAACTCTATCAATTAGCTTAACTAATTTACCTTCAAGAGTAAAAGGTATACCTTCACCAGTATGGTTCAATATACCATCCCGAACTTCCATCGTAAGATTCAAACCTTTCCCTTCCCTCTCTAGAACATCAATAACCCTTAAACTTTGTTCATTATGTTTGAAGTGGCCTGTTAGTCTATTGA from Serpentinicella alkaliphila harbors:
- a CDS encoding deoxyguanosinetriphosphate triphosphohydrolase, which codes for MYRKETETFEKYNLSPFAQLSEESKGRQVVEEECDIRTCYQKDRDRIIHSESFRKLKGKTQVYIIKYDSFRTRLTHTLEVSQIARTIARALKLNEDLVEAIALGHDLGHTCFGHSGEEVLNRLTGHFKHNEQSLRVIDVLEREGKGLNLTMEVRDGILNHTGEGIPFTLEGKLVKLIDRVTYLCHDIQDSISAGILRKDDIPRDILEVLGDTHSLRVNTFVHDIIKETKKQLEKEEDIIITQSHVVYEKMSKLREFMFKNVYNGELCTVEKEKATYIVEFLYKYFINYPNLLPELYLKSVNGENLNRVVTDFIAMCTDSYAIKLFQNKVIPFPENINSKM